In one Trichlorobacter lovleyi SZ genomic region, the following are encoded:
- a CDS encoding carbon starvation CstA family protein, whose protein sequence is MNALTLVFVALCVFALAYRYYGLFIANKVLNLQAERATPAVTQADGHDYVATNKYVLFGHHFAAIAAAGPLLGPVLAAQFGFLPGALWIIIGAVVAGAVHDMIVLFASVRHRGKSLSRIAEVEIGTVIGKVASVAILFILILTLAGLAIAVVNAMYNSPWSTFTVVCTIPIALIMGLYLHVIRPGDVKGASVIGVVLLFIAILAGPQVVANPTLAAMFTFSKKQIALMIPVYGFFASVLPVWLLLCPRDYLSTYLKIGTIVALALGIAVVHPDLQMAPLTKYTGGGGPVIPGAVFPYIFITIACGALSGFHAIIGTGTTPKMISNERDVLFVGYGAMLTEGFVAIMALIAACVLVPADYFAINTTPAIFQKLGMATVNLTELSTQVGEQVQGRPGGAVSLAVGMAYIFSSIPFMKGMMAYWYHFAIMFEAVFILTAVDTGTRVGRYMLQEMLGKVWVRFTDNRWTPGIAVTSLIFTGAWGYLVYTGDIGTIWPLFGMSNQLLATCGLIVGTTMLIRLGKVRYAWITAIPGFFMIPVTMSAGYLNITQNYIPKLLGSKKAIEAATALGQKPLPADLALQHQMPILITLSVILMIMMAIVFVGAFYRWYQLFRIQETVQDSHGDSVLALAEIPPDPVGMQREPLMTSEP, encoded by the coding sequence ATGAATGCCCTGACCCTGGTCTTTGTCGCACTGTGTGTCTTTGCTCTGGCCTACCGCTACTACGGCCTGTTCATAGCCAACAAGGTCCTGAACCTGCAGGCGGAACGGGCCACCCCGGCGGTGACCCAGGCTGATGGCCACGACTACGTGGCCACCAACAAGTACGTGCTGTTCGGGCACCACTTTGCCGCCATTGCGGCGGCTGGCCCTTTATTGGGACCGGTGCTGGCAGCCCAGTTCGGTTTCCTGCCCGGTGCACTCTGGATCATCATCGGTGCGGTGGTTGCCGGAGCGGTGCATGATATGATCGTGCTGTTCGCCTCGGTGCGTCACCGCGGCAAAAGTCTGTCCCGGATCGCCGAGGTGGAGATCGGCACCGTGATCGGCAAGGTGGCCTCGGTAGCGATCCTGTTCATCCTGATCCTGACCCTGGCCGGTCTGGCCATCGCCGTGGTCAATGCCATGTACAACAGCCCCTGGAGCACCTTCACCGTGGTCTGCACCATCCCTATCGCGCTGATCATGGGGCTCTACCTGCATGTGATCCGGCCCGGCGATGTCAAGGGAGCCAGCGTGATCGGCGTGGTGCTGCTGTTCATTGCCATCCTGGCAGGACCGCAGGTGGTTGCCAACCCGACCCTGGCCGCCATGTTTACCTTCTCCAAAAAGCAGATCGCCCTGATGATCCCGGTCTACGGTTTCTTTGCCTCGGTGCTGCCGGTCTGGCTGCTGCTCTGTCCCCGTGACTACCTCTCCACCTACCTCAAGATCGGCACCATTGTGGCCCTGGCCCTGGGGATCGCGGTAGTGCATCCCGACCTGCAGATGGCACCGCTCACCAAGTACACTGGTGGTGGCGGACCGGTCATTCCGGGGGCGGTCTTCCCCTACATCTTCATCACCATCGCCTGCGGTGCCCTCTCCGGCTTCCATGCCATCATCGGCACCGGTACCACCCCCAAGATGATCAGCAACGAGCGCGATGTGCTGTTTGTGGGGTACGGTGCCATGCTGACCGAGGGTTTCGTGGCGATCATGGCCCTGATAGCGGCCTGCGTGCTGGTGCCGGCCGACTATTTTGCCATCAACACCACCCCGGCCATCTTCCAGAAGCTGGGGATGGCCACCGTCAACCTGACCGAGCTTTCCACCCAGGTGGGTGAACAGGTCCAGGGCCGACCCGGCGGTGCGGTCTCGCTGGCAGTGGGCATGGCCTACATCTTTTCCTCAATTCCGTTCATGAAGGGGATGATGGCCTACTGGTACCACTTTGCGATCATGTTTGAGGCGGTCTTCATCCTGACCGCCGTGGATACCGGCACACGGGTGGGACGCTACATGCTGCAGGAGATGCTGGGCAAGGTCTGGGTTCGTTTCACCGACAATCGCTGGACCCCCGGCATCGCCGTTACCAGTCTGATCTTTACCGGAGCCTGGGGCTACCTGGTCTACACCGGCGACATCGGCACCATCTGGCCCCTGTTCGGCATGAGCAATCAGCTGCTGGCCACCTGCGGTCTGATTGTCGGTACCACCATGCTGATCAGGCTGGGCAAAGTCAGATACGCCTGGATCACCGCCATTCCCGGCTTCTTCATGATCCCGGTCACCATGAGCGCCGGCTACCTTAACATCACCCAAAACTACATCCCCAAGCTGCTGGGATCAAAAAAGGCGATCGAGGCTGCCACTGCCCTGGGGCAGAAACCGCTGCCGGCTGATCTGGCCCTGCAGCACCAGATGCCGATCCTGATCACCCTTTCCGTGATCCTGATGATCATGATGGCGATTGTCTTTGTGGGGGCCTTTTACCGCTGGTACCAGCTGTTCAGGATTCAGGAAACAGTACAGGACAGCCATGGCGATTCCGTACTGGCATTGGCTGAAATACCGCCTGACCCGGTGGGCATGCAGCGGGAACCGTTGATGACCTCGGAACCGTAG
- a CDS encoding GNAT family N-acetyltransferase, whose protein sequence is MSNNTIAVRRMNKDDLQLAVEWAQKEGWNPGLHDADPFYAADPNGFFIAEINGEPVGTASAVAYDDRYGFLGFYIVKEELRHLGIGMKLCDALMEYMGDRVYGLDGVVAMLDKYVQQMGVAIAHYNARYEGAGRPAEATLADISSVPFEELERYDRRFFPAPRTAFLQSWISRPGSQGRVVTDGDRLVGYGLLRPCYRGFKIAPLFADTPEIADQLFRELAGLAVDQPVFLDIPVCNQAAQELAERYQMQKVFETARVYRGPAPELPLDQIYGITSFELG, encoded by the coding sequence ATGTCAAACAATACGATAGCTGTCCGCCGCATGAACAAAGACGATCTGCAGCTGGCTGTTGAGTGGGCTCAAAAGGAAGGCTGGAATCCGGGGCTGCATGATGCCGATCCCTTTTACGCCGCAGACCCGAACGGTTTCTTTATTGCCGAGATCAACGGAGAGCCGGTCGGCACCGCCTCTGCCGTTGCCTACGATGACCGTTACGGCTTTCTGGGGTTCTATATCGTAAAAGAGGAGCTGCGGCACCTCGGCATCGGCATGAAGCTTTGCGATGCCTTGATGGAGTATATGGGTGACCGCGTCTACGGACTTGACGGGGTGGTGGCGATGCTGGACAAATATGTACAGCAGATGGGGGTTGCCATCGCCCACTACAACGCCCGCTACGAAGGTGCCGGCAGGCCTGCGGAAGCGACACTGGCGGATATTTCGTCAGTTCCGTTTGAGGAACTGGAACGCTATGACCGCCGCTTCTTCCCGGCCCCGCGGACAGCCTTTCTGCAGAGCTGGATCAGCCGTCCCGGCAGCCAGGGGCGTGTCGTCACTGATGGCGACCGTCTGGTGGGCTACGGCCTGCTGCGACCCTGTTACCGCGGCTTCAAGATTGCACCGTTGTTTGCCGACACGCCGGAGATTGCGGATCAGCTCTTTCGGGAACTGGCCGGCCTGGCTGTTGATCAACCGGTATTCCTGGATATTCCGGTCTGCAACCAGGCTGCGCAGGAGTTGGCGGAACGGTATCAGATGCAGAAGGTCTTTGAAACGGCCCGTGTCTACCGTGGTCCCGCGCCGGAGCTGCCGTTGGACCAGATCTACGGCATCACCAGCTTTGAGTTGGGGTGA
- a CDS encoding transporter substrate-binding domain-containing protein, with the protein MGSGFKWLVLALLLMLLGVMGGCASGPDLRVGIAPTYPPLAFMQDGVLAGIEPDLAQQLAKQTGRRVRYEIIPFDRLITALQSGQVDLIMAGMSITAERQGQISFTNSYLKVGQMLLIREKDIKRFPRALFDQSAGVRVGVEKGSTGEQYALKTFAWGGVIHFDTTEAGIRALEQGSIDCFVHDAPTVWRFSADLATQHQGLVGLFEPLTDEPLAWAVRKNDPALLDQLNQELARMRREGRLQEILAKWIRTQVLVEGAK; encoded by the coding sequence ATGGGATCTGGATTTAAGTGGTTGGTGCTGGCACTTCTGTTGATGTTATTGGGGGTGATGGGCGGCTGTGCAAGCGGCCCTGATCTGCGGGTGGGCATCGCCCCCACCTATCCGCCGCTGGCGTTTATGCAGGATGGGGTACTGGCCGGGATCGAACCTGATCTGGCGCAGCAGCTGGCCAAACAGACCGGTCGCAGGGTCCGCTATGAGATCATCCCGTTTGACCGCCTGATCACCGCATTGCAGAGTGGTCAAGTAGATCTGATCATGGCCGGGATGTCGATAACCGCTGAACGCCAGGGCCAGATCAGTTTTACTAACAGCTACCTGAAAGTGGGGCAGATGCTGCTGATACGGGAAAAGGATATCAAACGTTTCCCCAGGGCACTATTTGACCAGTCAGCAGGCGTCAGGGTCGGCGTGGAGAAGGGCAGTACCGGAGAACAATACGCACTCAAAACCTTTGCCTGGGGCGGTGTCATCCACTTTGATACCACCGAGGCGGGGATCAGGGCGCTTGAGCAGGGCAGTATCGACTGCTTTGTGCATGATGCCCCCACGGTCTGGAGGTTCAGCGCAGATCTTGCCACCCAGCATCAGGGGCTGGTCGGCCTGTTTGAACCGTTGACCGATGAGCCGCTGGCCTGGGCCGTGCGCAAGAATGATCCGGCCCTGCTGGATCAGCTTAATCAGGAACTGGCCCGGATGCGGCGCGAAGGGCGCCTGCAGGAGATCCTGGCTAAATGGATCAGGACGCAGGTGCTGGTGGAGGGAGCCAAGTAA
- a CDS encoding alpha-keto acid decarboxylase family protein, whose protein sequence is MPTESTVSTYLLQRLKELGVNHLFGVPGDYVLDFLDQVIESPLAWVGTCNELNAGYAADGYARLNGLGGAVVTYGVGGFSILNAVAGAFAEMVPLVLISGAPPTGRRKAGALVHHLVADYNRQLEIFQKVTVDAALLDNPETAPALIDRLLATCISRKLPVYLELPADMARAACLPPSAPLLPAARSSAPDSLKACADAAAALLNRAVNPAILAGIEVSRFGLGPALLQLVEQAELPFATMLSSKSVLPELHPQFIGLYQGGWSRPAVQQQIESADCLLSLGAWMTDLDTGIFSIHIDPQRVIEVGRDAVRIGDRQYPDILPGDLIRELVPRLRPRSYLELHPGEPRAACGAFVPDTATALTAARMYEAIHGFLDDSMILLAEPGDAFCAAPEFTIEEAERFIVQSFYSSIGYCTPAALGARLARPGRRPVVMTGDGAFQMTAQEVSTLVRLQIPAVVLVINNDGYLVERMLHEDGPYNDIRMWRYAALPELFNAGSGGLGIRVTTEGELHAALQTAAAAPDKLVLIEMCVQKLDCSAGLRRLGATMRKG, encoded by the coding sequence ATGCCAACTGAATCTACGGTTTCAACCTATCTGCTGCAGCGCCTGAAGGAGCTGGGAGTCAATCATCTCTTTGGTGTGCCGGGCGATTACGTGCTGGATTTTCTTGACCAGGTGATCGAGAGCCCGCTTGCGTGGGTCGGCACCTGCAATGAACTGAATGCCGGTTATGCCGCCGACGGCTATGCCCGTCTGAACGGCCTGGGCGGTGCCGTGGTGACCTACGGGGTGGGGGGCTTCAGTATTCTGAATGCCGTGGCGGGTGCGTTTGCGGAGATGGTGCCGCTGGTGCTGATCAGCGGCGCTCCTCCCACCGGACGGCGCAAGGCCGGGGCGCTGGTGCACCACCTGGTGGCGGATTACAACCGGCAGCTGGAGATATTCCAGAAGGTGACGGTTGATGCTGCCCTGCTGGATAACCCGGAGACGGCACCGGCACTGATCGACCGCCTGCTGGCAACCTGTATCAGCCGCAAACTGCCGGTCTATCTGGAACTGCCTGCCGATATGGCCCGCGCTGCCTGCCTGCCCCCCTCTGCGCCCCTGCTGCCGGCTGCCAGAAGTTCCGCCCCGGACAGCCTGAAGGCCTGTGCAGATGCCGCTGCAGCGCTTCTGAACAGGGCCGTCAATCCCGCCATCCTGGCCGGTATCGAGGTGTCCCGTTTCGGTCTGGGGCCGGCACTGTTGCAGCTGGTTGAGCAGGCCGAACTGCCCTTTGCCACCATGCTCAGCAGCAAATCGGTCCTGCCGGAGCTGCATCCCCAGTTTATCGGCCTCTATCAGGGGGGCTGGAGCAGACCGGCGGTTCAGCAGCAGATCGAGTCGGCCGATTGCCTGCTGTCACTGGGGGCCTGGATGACTGACCTGGATACCGGCATCTTCAGCATCCATATCGATCCACAGCGGGTGATCGAGGTGGGGCGGGATGCGGTACGGATCGGCGATCGTCAGTATCCCGATATCCTGCCGGGCGATCTGATCCGGGAACTCGTGCCTAGACTGCGTCCCCGTTCCTATCTGGAACTGCACCCCGGTGAACCGCGCGCCGCCTGCGGAGCGTTTGTTCCTGATACCGCAACTGCGCTTACGGCAGCGAGGATGTACGAGGCGATCCACGGTTTTCTGGATGACAGCATGATTCTGTTAGCGGAACCGGGTGATGCCTTCTGTGCAGCACCGGAGTTTACCATTGAAGAGGCGGAGCGCTTCATTGTCCAGTCCTTCTACTCCTCAATCGGCTACTGCACCCCTGCTGCGCTGGGGGCAAGGCTGGCCCGGCCCGGCAGACGACCGGTGGTCATGACCGGTGACGGCGCTTTCCAGATGACTGCCCAGGAGGTTTCAACCCTGGTGCGGTTACAGATTCCGGCAGTTGTGCTGGTGATCAACAACGACGGCTACCTGGTTGAGCGGATGCTGCATGAGGACGGTCCCTACAATGATATCCGGATGTGGCGCTATGCTGCGCTTCCGGAGCTGTTCAATGCAGGTTCAGGCGGGCTCGGCATCCGGGTAACAACTGAAGGCGAACTGCATGCCGCCCTGCAGACCGCAGCTGCAGCACCGGATAAACTGGTGTTGATCGAGATGTGTGTGCAGAAGCTGGACTGTTCCGCAGGGCTGCGCCGACTTGGGGCCACCATGCGCAAAGGGTAG
- a CDS encoding DHA2 family efflux MFS transporter permease subunit — MTAVQDGTKKRGLWVLFSIAFATFMVNADSYIVNISLPVISGYFKVGTEAVSWVVMSYQLTVTALLLVFGTLGDRIGIKRLFMLGYAVFTVSSLFCAVSPTLGWLVASRALQGIGASVLYALTPAMVPRYLPPEQRGPAFGALATAAALGISVGTPLGGLITGLLSWHWAFLINIPIGIVAMLVAKRVLPADLCAAEKASLPAFDYVGSAFSALALVSLIYSFSKLNSLGLAPTVLGAAVLFVASLMVFVLWERKVAHPLLDYSLFRSPAFNYGNLANFLCLCYLAGHNFITPFYLMTVKGLPTERAGTVFLLYSLIYMGMGPLAGQLSKRVNPRILCTTALLAGVLVSFGFSLFLNAEGMLPVYGYFVGLALVMATFIPSNNNVVMGMAPPGKQGAVSGSFRMVGRVGMTVGVCLFQTIFALAALQAGKLHADALKAVERTQLLSAFSTVYAVGAVLFAVAAVSSLLAREGSVVAAAVE, encoded by the coding sequence GTGACCGCAGTTCAGGACGGTACAAAAAAACGCGGTCTCTGGGTTCTGTTCAGCATCGCCTTTGCCACCTTTATGGTCAATGCTGACTCCTACATCGTGAATATCTCGTTGCCGGTTATCTCCGGTTATTTCAAGGTCGGTACCGAGGCGGTTTCCTGGGTGGTGATGTCCTACCAACTGACCGTAACGGCGTTGTTGCTGGTGTTCGGCACCCTGGGTGACCGGATCGGCATCAAGCGCTTGTTCATGCTGGGCTATGCTGTTTTTACGGTCAGCTCCCTCTTCTGTGCCGTCTCGCCCACTTTGGGCTGGCTGGTGGCCAGCCGGGCCCTGCAGGGGATCGGTGCCTCTGTTCTGTATGCCCTGACCCCGGCCATGGTGCCGCGCTACCTGCCGCCGGAACAGCGCGGTCCGGCCTTTGGTGCCCTGGCAACGGCGGCGGCCCTGGGGATCTCGGTCGGCACGCCGCTGGGCGGACTGATCACCGGTCTGTTGTCCTGGCACTGGGCCTTTTTGATCAATATCCCGATCGGGATCGTGGCGATGCTGGTTGCCAAACGGGTCCTGCCGGCCGATCTGTGCGCTGCTGAAAAGGCATCCTTGCCCGCCTTTGATTACGTTGGTTCAGCCTTCAGTGCCCTGGCCCTGGTCAGTCTGATCTACAGCTTCAGCAAGCTGAACAGCCTCGGGCTGGCACCGACGGTGCTGGGGGCTGCGGTGTTGTTTGTGGCCAGTCTGATGGTCTTTGTCCTCTGGGAGCGCAAGGTTGCTCATCCCTTGCTGGACTACAGCCTGTTCCGCTCACCTGCCTTCAATTACGGCAACCTGGCCAATTTTCTCTGTCTGTGCTATCTGGCCGGTCATAACTTTATCACCCCTTTTTACCTGATGACCGTCAAAGGTCTGCCTACTGAACGGGCCGGTACGGTCTTTCTGCTCTATTCGCTGATCTACATGGGGATGGGACCTCTGGCCGGACAGCTTTCAAAGCGGGTCAACCCACGCATCCTCTGTACAACGGCCTTGCTGGCAGGGGTGCTGGTCTCTTTCGGTTTCAGCCTCTTCCTGAACGCTGAAGGGATGCTGCCGGTGTACGGCTATTTTGTGGGGTTGGCACTGGTAATGGCCACCTTTATCCCGTCCAATAACAACGTGGTGATGGGCATGGCGCCGCCGGGCAAGCAGGGGGCGGTATCCGGCAGTTTCAGGATGGTGGGGCGGGTGGGGATGACGGTTGGGGTCTGCCTGTTCCAGACCATCTTTGCCCTGGCAGCGCTGCAGGCCGGCAAGCTGCACGCTGATGCGCTGAAGGCGGTCGAACGTACCCAGCTGCTGTCAGCCTTCAGTACGGTCTATGCGGTCGGTGCGGTTCTGTTTGCCGTGGCTGCGGTCAGCTCGCTGCTGGCCCGGGAAGGCAGTGTCGTGGCGGCGGCTGTGGAATGA
- a CDS encoding NAD/NADP-dependent octopine/nopaline dehydrogenase family protein, translating to MKVAILGAGHGGIAMAGDLTLAGHEVRLAAAANHASNLQLLMAFGGIMVEGVTSSGAPVGFAKPAMMTTDVAAAIKGAEVVMVVVPAFGQEPYMQALIEHGEKGQIVVFNPGKFGTLVFAKMLREAGRFNDFIIGETTSFIFAAKTKGLGHVNIKAAKEELPFAALPAKRTAEALWILTDLYPQLSPSMGVLQTSIDAPGLIIHPISTLMNMSRIEQMGPYRNSHYDITPSVGRIMEAVDQERMEVARLLCRETFSFMDTMQVLYKVKGESAYDIMYQVSAHNVQMAPDSLNHRYVTEDIPYGLATIAAIGRQIGVPVPRIEAMVNVACMANGVDYWSSGRTVEKMGLSGMNGQQMARYALEGTL from the coding sequence ATGAAAGTAGCAATTCTTGGCGCCGGTCACGGCGGGATTGCCATGGCCGGCGATCTGACCCTGGCAGGCCATGAGGTGCGGTTGGCCGCAGCTGCGAACCACGCCTCCAACCTGCAACTGTTGATGGCCTTTGGCGGGATTATGGTGGAGGGGGTCACCTCCAGTGGCGCTCCGGTGGGGTTTGCCAAACCGGCCATGATGACCACCGATGTCGCCGCCGCCATCAAAGGGGCCGAGGTGGTGATGGTGGTGGTGCCTGCCTTTGGCCAGGAACCGTATATGCAGGCCCTGATTGAGCATGGCGAAAAGGGGCAGATCGTGGTCTTCAATCCCGGCAAGTTCGGCACCCTGGTCTTTGCAAAGATGCTGCGGGAGGCTGGGCGTTTTAATGATTTCATTATCGGCGAGACCACCTCGTTTATCTTTGCTGCCAAGACCAAGGGGCTGGGTCATGTCAACATCAAGGCAGCCAAGGAGGAACTGCCCTTTGCCGCCCTTCCGGCCAAGCGGACTGCCGAGGCGCTCTGGATCCTGACCGATCTCTATCCCCAGCTCTCCCCCAGTATGGGGGTGCTGCAGACCAGTATTGATGCGCCGGGCCTGATCATCCACCCGATCTCCACCCTGATGAACATGAGCCGGATCGAGCAGATGGGGCCGTACCGCAACTCCCACTACGATATCACCCCTTCCGTGGGGCGGATCATGGAGGCGGTGGACCAGGAGCGGATGGAGGTGGCCAGGCTGCTCTGCCGTGAGACCTTCTCGTTTATGGACACCATGCAGGTGCTGTACAAGGTCAAGGGAGAGAGCGCCTACGACATTATGTACCAGGTCTCGGCCCATAACGTCCAGATGGCGCCGGACAGTCTGAACCATCGCTATGTTACCGAGGATATCCCCTATGGTCTGGCCACCATTGCGGCAATCGGCAGGCAGATCGGTGTACCGGTGCCGCGGATCGAGGCGATGGTGAATGTGGCCTGCATGGCCAATGGTGTTGATTACTGGTCAAGCGGCAGGACCGTTGAAAAGATGGGGCTGTCCGGCATGAACGGGCAACAGATGGCCCGTTATGCCCTGGAAGGAACGCTGTGA
- a CDS encoding hybrid sensor histidine kinase/response regulator yields MPSTPEQDQQALKHYCTLRCRIISSVLLLLTVLLIISSWHSYKGYQVAITNAEHQSQSYARALKEHAERAFSEADQSIHYTIHQISNRGGLQSFSRRELSDLLAQNAGNIAQIGTIAIIDANGRMLAASGNTPSLPSDITFRDYFKHHRSNPSPELFFGPPIKSIIAGNRWHFTVSRRINTPAGAFAGIVRVAFDISYFEELYSSIVAGRNGRFTLATTTGGDYLVLVPSEEKVYASGKKTAPFFRTYVAEQAVRTYHNKKSNIAGEYRIISYHRLDHYPVVAISSFGRDQATAEWKETTIKQGIITALLCLLALLLTRILLVQIKQLDLTNRLLQLQQEELRAAKETAEAATQAKSEFLANMSHEIRTPMNAIIGLAQLTLETRLDPQQKSYLERLRNASTALLSIINDILDFSKIEAHKIEIAHLELNLADILQDGVTLFQTAAKEKGLKLSLEIADDIPQHLIGDPLRLGQVLNNLISNAVKFTERGSVTVRAELADRDDQQVIIRILVSDTGIGIDKEQSERLFQPFTQADGSIVRRFGGTGLGLSIARNLVELMGGSITLSSCPDQGSTFAFTTRLDLAATVPSQPDQPQHTPYEIAGPIHGARILLVEDNEVNQFVAREFLTKAGLKVTCAAHGGEGVEWIKNSVFDAVLMDMQMPVMDGVQATQLIRKLPAGRQLPIIAMTAAAMEADRQTCLDAGMDDYLSKPIVPLEILEKLIKWITAKKRQLHES; encoded by the coding sequence ATGCCCAGCACCCCCGAACAGGATCAACAGGCACTCAAGCATTACTGCACGCTGCGCTGCAGAATCATCTCCAGTGTGCTGCTGCTGCTGACGGTACTGCTGATCATCTCAAGCTGGCACAGCTACAAAGGGTATCAGGTCGCCATCACCAATGCCGAGCATCAATCCCAGAGTTATGCCCGTGCCCTGAAAGAGCATGCTGAACGGGCCTTTTCCGAGGCCGACCAATCCATCCACTACACGATTCACCAGATCTCCAACCGGGGCGGCCTGCAGTCCTTTTCACGCCGGGAGCTGTCTGATCTGTTAGCTCAAAATGCAGGCAACATCGCCCAGATCGGCACCATTGCAATCATTGATGCCAACGGCCGGATGCTGGCGGCATCCGGCAACACCCCCTCACTGCCGTCGGACATCACCTTCCGGGACTACTTCAAACACCACCGTTCAAACCCGTCGCCGGAGCTCTTCTTCGGTCCGCCCATCAAATCGATCATTGCCGGCAACCGCTGGCACTTTACCGTTTCGCGCCGGATCAACACCCCTGCCGGCGCTTTTGCCGGCATTGTACGTGTCGCCTTTGATATTAGCTACTTTGAAGAGTTGTACAGCTCAATCGTTGCCGGCCGCAATGGCCGCTTTACGCTGGCCACCACAACCGGCGGCGACTATCTGGTGCTGGTCCCCTCGGAAGAAAAAGTCTATGCCAGCGGCAAAAAGACCGCCCCTTTTTTCCGCACCTATGTGGCAGAACAGGCCGTCCGCACCTATCACAACAAAAAATCAAACATTGCCGGAGAATACCGGATCATCTCCTATCACCGGCTGGACCATTATCCGGTGGTGGCCATCAGCTCTTTTGGCCGGGATCAGGCGACTGCTGAATGGAAAGAAACCACTATCAAACAGGGCATTATCACCGCCCTGCTCTGTCTGCTGGCCCTGTTGCTGACCCGTATCCTGCTGGTCCAGATCAAGCAGCTTGACCTGACCAACCGGCTGCTGCAACTGCAGCAGGAAGAGCTGCGGGCGGCCAAAGAGACGGCCGAAGCGGCCACCCAGGCAAAAAGCGAATTTCTGGCCAACATGAGCCATGAGATCCGTACCCCGATGAATGCAATTATCGGTCTGGCACAATTAACCCTTGAAACCCGTCTGGATCCGCAACAGAAGAGTTATCTTGAGCGTTTGAGAAATGCATCTACCGCCCTGCTGTCCATCATCAACGACATCCTTGATTTCTCAAAGATCGAGGCCCACAAGATCGAGATCGCCCATCTTGAGCTGAACCTGGCTGACATCCTGCAGGATGGTGTGACCCTCTTTCAGACTGCAGCAAAGGAAAAGGGACTCAAACTCAGTCTTGAGATTGCTGACGATATCCCGCAGCACCTGATCGGCGACCCGCTACGTCTGGGGCAGGTACTGAACAACCTGATCAGTAACGCCGTCAAGTTTACCGAGCGGGGAAGTGTCACAGTGCGGGCCGAACTGGCCGACAGAGATGATCAACAGGTGATCATCCGGATTCTGGTCAGTGACACCGGAATCGGTATCGACAAAGAGCAGTCCGAACGTCTTTTCCAGCCCTTTACCCAGGCCGACGGTTCGATTGTACGCCGCTTTGGCGGCACCGGGCTGGGGCTTTCCATTGCCCGTAATCTGGTTGAGCTCATGGGCGGCAGCATCACCCTCTCCAGTTGCCCCGATCAGGGCAGTACCTTTGCCTTTACCACCCGCCTTGACCTGGCGGCAACCGTACCATCGCAGCCCGATCAGCCTCAGCACACCCCCTATGAGATTGCCGGACCGATCCACGGTGCCCGGATACTGCTGGTGGAAGATAACGAGGTAAACCAGTTTGTTGCACGGGAGTTCCTGACCAAGGCCGGCCTGAAAGTCACCTGTGCAGCCCATGGCGGCGAAGGGGTTGAATGGATCAAAAACTCGGTATTCGATGCCGTCCTGATGGATATGCAGATGCCGGTCATGGACGGGGTGCAGGCCACGCAGCTGATCAGAAAGCTGCCCGCGGGCAGGCAACTGCCGATTATCGCCATGACGGCGGCAGCCATGGAGGCGGATCGCCAAACCTGCCTCGATGCCGGCATGGATGACTACCTTTCCAAACCGATTGTACCGCTTGAGATATTGGAAAAGCTGATCAAATGGATTACAGCCAAGAAACGGCAGCTCCATGAATCGTAA